The Buteo buteo chromosome 23, bButBut1.hap1.1, whole genome shotgun sequence genome includes a window with the following:
- the C23H6orf89 gene encoding bombesin receptor-activated protein C6orf89 homolog, protein MAEAGSDGAARPGPSAPRVPPPSRAGGARSRAAERGSRRAVPGDFSLEAMELSANELSIYDKLSETIDLVRQTGHQCGMSEKAIEKFIKQLLERNEPQRGPPRYPILVALYKGLLTLGLVLLTVYFVIQPYSPLPPEAPLSRAHAWGSLIGHIRLLSLPIAKKYMLEKCQDWWAAGCRQNTSMLPANCTVCSAVKSLQIVTDFGELSEKLQRSQPFLIKTGQHLSYEELKHFQSQDPDLAEVIIEENSAELWSCPFFFPWNKSVNKTWILQEFFPTSSLLSFPKTVSLESCFLIRHPDLGNKSYSLHSLFAVGSGQLTLTVVPLDKCRGHCEMFKVELEAGDLGYVSADYWMMSFMAKGTEPAVVCDGAAS, encoded by the exons ATGGCGGAAGCAGGAAGCGacggggcggcccggcccggcccctcgGCCCCCCGCGTCCCGCCTCCATCGCGGGCGGGAGGagcccggagccgggcggcggagcggggcagCCGCCGGGCGGTGCCGGG GGATTTTTCATTGGAGGCCATGGAGCTTTCGGCCAATGAGCTCAGCATTTATGACAAGCTATCAGAGACAATTGATCTAGTGAGGCAGACTGGCCACCAGTGTGGGATGTCAGAAAAAGCCATTGAGAAATTCATCAAGCAGCTCTTGGAAAGAAATGAACCCCAAAGGGGACCTCCACGGTACCCAATCTTAGTGGCTCTCTACAAG GGCCTGCTCACCCTGGGATTGGTCTTGCTGACTGTTTACTTCGTGATCCAGCCATACAGCCCACTGCCGCCTGAAGCTCCGCTCTCCAGAGCCCATGCCTGGGGCTCCCTCATCGGTCACATCCGGCTGCTTTCTCTGCCCATTGCCAAGAAGTACATGCTCGAGa AATGCCAGGACTGGTGGGCAGCAGGTTGCAGACAGAACACTTCTATGCTTCCCGCAAACTGCACAGTCTGTTCTGCTGTGAAAAGCCTTCAGATAGTGACAGACTTTGGAGAACTATCAGAAAAGCTCCAGAGGTCTCAGCCTTTTCTAATCAAG ACAGggcagcatctctcctatgaagaaCTGAAGCATTTTCAGTCCCAGGATCCAGACCTGGCAGAGGttataatagaagaaaattcagctgaatTGTGGAGCTgcccatttttctttccctg GAACAAATCTGTGAATAAAACTTGGATTCTGCAGGAATTTTTCCCCACTTCCTCTTTGCTGTCCTTCCCCAAGACAGTGTCCCTGGAGAGCTGCTTCCTCATCCGCCATCCAGATTTGGGGAATAAG AGCTACAGTTTGCACAGCCTCTTTGCTGTTGGAAGCGGACAGCTCACCCTGACTGTTGTACCTCTGGACAAGTGCAGAGGACACTGTGAGATGTTCAAGGTGGAGCTGGAAGCTGGAGATTTGG GTTATGTCAGCGCAGATTACTGGATGATGAGCTTCATGGCCAAAGGGACAGAGCCAGCGGTTGTTTGTGATGGAGCTGCTAGCTAA